In one Sphingomonas sp. S1-29 genomic region, the following are encoded:
- a CDS encoding sigma 54-interacting transcriptional regulator, translated as MKPEIVHASDSQRALLKRLDRVAPTDAEILISGPSGVGKELFAAYVHAASHRRDQPFVAVNCANLSEDMLENEIFGHARGAFTGAQSSAHGIAAAADGGTLFLDEIDALPLPCQAKILRFAQLREYRRLGETFVRRSDVRLIAASNVDLLARVRAGLFREDLYFRLRVVPVDVLPLVDRPEDIPVLLAHFVAKYARDYNVPPIELSPEAEHHLHRYPWPGNVRELENCVRCLTCLRLERPALVGDLPLLRFSPTDGPEVAPAANGRTAWLTEELDTPWGRVEAEFNGLPLKEAKSKIVEGFERIYLDSALQAASGNVAEAARRSGKHRRAFFELMRRYGVQADDYRG; from the coding sequence ATGAAGCCGGAGATCGTGCACGCGAGCGATTCGCAGCGCGCGCTTTTGAAGCGCCTCGACCGAGTCGCACCCACCGACGCGGAGATATTGATCTCGGGACCGTCGGGTGTGGGCAAGGAGCTTTTTGCCGCTTATGTCCACGCCGCCAGCCATCGCCGTGACCAGCCGTTCGTCGCGGTCAATTGCGCCAATCTCTCCGAAGACATGCTCGAGAACGAGATTTTCGGCCACGCGCGGGGCGCGTTCACCGGTGCCCAATCGAGCGCCCACGGCATCGCTGCCGCCGCCGATGGCGGGACCCTGTTCCTCGATGAGATCGACGCGTTGCCTCTACCCTGCCAGGCCAAGATCCTGCGTTTTGCCCAGCTGCGCGAATATCGACGCCTCGGTGAGACCTTCGTTCGGCGTAGCGACGTCCGCCTGATCGCCGCAAGTAACGTCGATCTGCTCGCGCGCGTCCGTGCGGGGCTGTTCCGCGAGGATCTCTATTTCCGGCTTCGCGTCGTACCGGTCGACGTCCTGCCGCTCGTCGACCGTCCCGAGGACATCCCGGTCCTGCTCGCCCATTTCGTCGCGAAATATGCACGCGACTATAACGTACCACCGATCGAGCTTTCACCCGAAGCCGAGCATCATCTTCATCGCTATCCGTGGCCGGGAAATGTCCGCGAGCTTGAAAACTGCGTCCGCTGTCTCACCTGCCTCCGGCTCGAACGGCCGGCGCTGGTGGGCGATCTGCCGCTGCTGCGCTTCTCCCCCACCGACGGCCCGGAGGTCGCGCCCGCGGCCAATGGCCGCACCGCGTGGCTGACCGAGGAGCTCGATACGCCATGGGGACGGGTCGAGGCCGAATTCAACGGGCTGCCGCTCAAGGAAGCAAAGTCGAAGATCGTCGAGGGTTTCGAGCGCATCTATCTCGACAGCGCGCTCCAAGCGGCAAGCGGCAATGTCGCCGAAGCGGCCCGGCGCAGCGGCAAGCACCGCCGCGCCTTTTTCGAGCTGATGCGCCGCTACGGTGTGCAGGCGGACGATTACCGGGGCTGA
- a CDS encoding amidohydrolase family protein: MRDLPLVDAHAHLLELGRLHYGWLQPPFSDSGPNGNVAAIARDHVLAAYRAEAANWNVVGMVHVEAGADQAQKLDETAWVEQTAAAEGMPNAIVAYAALDDPDIERVLAAQAAFPRVRGIRHIVNWHRDAARTYTPRDITQDDAWVRGFGLLARHGLSFDLHAYPHQFAGLSRLIERHPEVSVIVNHAGMGVGADKLGKANWRAGMRALAALPNVAVKVSGIGFVQRPWNLEMVRDRARETIDLFGSNRAMIASNFPTDRLVAPFDDTMGALADVVAEFTDCERRALFARNANRIYRLGLNV, encoded by the coding sequence ATGCGTGACCTGCCCCTCGTCGATGCACACGCGCATTTATTGGAGCTGGGGCGGCTGCACTATGGCTGGCTGCAGCCGCCATTTTCGGACTCGGGCCCGAACGGCAATGTGGCTGCGATTGCGCGAGATCACGTGCTTGCTGCCTACCGTGCCGAAGCAGCGAACTGGAACGTCGTTGGTATGGTCCACGTCGAGGCAGGTGCCGACCAAGCGCAAAAGCTCGACGAGACCGCCTGGGTCGAGCAGACCGCAGCCGCCGAAGGGATGCCCAATGCAATAGTTGCCTATGCCGCACTCGATGATCCTGACATCGAGCGGGTGCTAGCGGCGCAGGCCGCTTTTCCGCGCGTTCGCGGCATCCGCCACATCGTCAACTGGCATCGCGACGCCGCGCGAACCTACACTCCCAGGGATATCACGCAGGACGATGCTTGGGTACGCGGTTTTGGTCTGCTCGCGCGCCATGGCTTGTCGTTCGATCTCCATGCCTATCCGCATCAATTTGCCGGCCTTTCCCGTTTGATCGAACGCCATCCCGAGGTTTCGGTCATTGTAAACCACGCTGGCATGGGGGTAGGCGCTGACAAGCTGGGCAAGGCGAACTGGCGTGCCGGGATGCGTGCGCTAGCAGCCCTGCCCAATGTCGCGGTTAAGGTGTCCGGCATAGGGTTCGTGCAACGCCCGTGGAACCTCGAAATGGTACGCGACCGCGCGCGCGAGACGATCGATCTGTTTGGTAGCAACCGCGCTATGATTGCGAGCAACTTCCCAACCGACCGGCTCGTCGCCCCGTTCGATGACACAATGGGCGCGCTAGCCGACGTTGTTGCCGAATTCACTGATTGCGAACGCCGCGCGCTTTTCGCGCGCAATGCCAATCGAATATATCGGCTCGGATTGAACGTCTAA
- a CDS encoding SDR family oxidoreductase, giving the protein MNLELAGKVVIVTGGGSGIGAATTRVLAEEGAVPVVVARSPLDARFAADIRRLCPQLIFIATELADIDQCRAAVAATVARFGRIDALVNNAGANDGVSLEAGPEAFEASLRANLVHYYTMAHLCLPHLRAARGAIVNVSSKVALTGQGGTSGYAAAKGAQLALTREWAAALASDGIRVNAVVPAEVMTPLYRQWVDAQVSPDAKLAAIERSIPLGHRLTTAREVADTITFLLSPRAGHVTGQWIVVDGGYTHLDRALG; this is encoded by the coding sequence GTGAACCTTGAGCTTGCGGGCAAGGTCGTGATCGTCACCGGCGGGGGCTCGGGGATCGGCGCGGCGACCACGCGCGTGCTGGCCGAGGAAGGTGCCGTGCCGGTGGTCGTCGCGCGCTCGCCGCTCGATGCCCGGTTCGCAGCAGATATCCGCCGGCTGTGCCCCCAGTTGATCTTCATCGCGACCGAACTTGCCGACATCGACCAATGCCGCGCAGCGGTCGCCGCGACGGTCGCGCGGTTCGGTCGGATCGATGCGCTGGTCAACAACGCCGGCGCGAACGATGGCGTTTCGCTCGAGGCTGGACCCGAGGCGTTCGAGGCATCGCTTCGCGCCAACCTGGTCCATTATTACACGATGGCGCACCTGTGCCTTCCCCATCTGCGCGCAGCGCGAGGTGCGATAGTCAATGTGTCCTCCAAGGTCGCGCTGACAGGGCAGGGCGGGACCAGCGGCTACGCCGCCGCCAAGGGGGCGCAGCTGGCGCTGACCCGCGAATGGGCGGCGGCGCTGGCGAGCGACGGCATCCGCGTCAACGCGGTCGTGCCGGCGGAGGTGATGACCCCACTATATCGGCAATGGGTCGACGCGCAGGTTTCGCCCGACGCGAAGCTTGCGGCGATCGAGCGCAGCATTCCGCTGGGACACCGCCTTACCACCGCGCGCGAGGTCGCTGATACCATCACCTTCTTGCTTTCGCCGCGCGCGGGGCACGTCACGGGACAGTGGATCGTCGTCGACGGTGGCTATACCCATCTGGATCGCGCGCTCGGGTGA
- a CDS encoding L-rhamnose mutarotase has protein sequence MGDQYAGTSRRPGARRVLLLDLKDDGAAIAQYDAAHLPGHVPAAVLASIRDAGIRDMTIHRLGTRLVMTIETDMSFDPAAKAVTDAANPEVEAWEARMDVFQQRLAFADQGAKWVEAACIFDLAEQPGAIPCG, from the coding sequence ATGGGCGACCAATATGCCGGCACTTCGCGCCGACCCGGCGCGCGCCGGGTGCTGCTGCTGGACCTGAAGGACGACGGCGCAGCGATTGCGCAGTACGACGCGGCGCATCTCCCCGGGCATGTACCCGCAGCGGTACTCGCGAGCATTCGGGACGCGGGTATTCGAGACATGACGATCCACCGGCTGGGCACCCGGCTGGTTATGACGATTGAGACCGATATGTCGTTCGATCCCGCGGCCAAGGCAGTCACCGATGCCGCGAACCCCGAGGTGGAAGCCTGGGAAGCGCGGATGGACGTCTTTCAGCAGCGCCTAGCGTTCGCCGACCAGGGTGCGAAATGGGTCGAGGCTGCGTGCATCTTCGATCTTGCCGAGCAGCCCGGGGCCATTCCATGCGGTTGA
- the fucP gene encoding L-fucose:H+ symporter permease: MITSLFFLWGMANNLNDILITQFKKAFVLTDLETGLVQSAFYLGYFVFALPAGLLMRAYGYKAAVIFGLGLYGVGALLFYPAAQAAQYGYFLAALFVIAAGLAFLETAANPLITVLGPPETAARRLNFAQAFNPAGSVTGLLIGKYAILSGIEHSGAALGAMPEAQRQAFLLAETRAVQGPYIAIGIFVLAWAALVAVTRFPPVATRPVQDDSASIGWRQSISGLFARPRFLFGVAAQFFYIGAQVGIWSFTIRYAQAVTGIGERSAANWIIAATVLFLVGRFVGVALMRRVSPVRLMAAYAGCSVVLALGAVLLPGVAGLVALTAISFFMSVMFPTIFALSVEGLGPYAYTGSSLVVMAIVGGAVLTPVMGAVSTIAGIRAAMLVPAFCFAIVGTYAVSNLRAARSI, translated from the coding sequence TTGATCACCAGCCTCTTCTTCCTGTGGGGGATGGCGAACAATTTGAACGACATCCTGATCACCCAGTTCAAGAAGGCGTTCGTCCTGACCGACCTCGAAACGGGGCTGGTACAATCGGCCTTTTATCTGGGGTATTTCGTGTTCGCGCTGCCGGCGGGGCTGCTGATGCGCGCCTATGGCTACAAGGCTGCGGTCATCTTCGGGCTGGGGCTCTACGGGGTCGGGGCGCTGTTGTTCTATCCCGCAGCGCAGGCGGCGCAATATGGCTATTTCCTCGCCGCGTTGTTCGTGATCGCGGCAGGGCTGGCTTTCCTCGAAACCGCCGCCAATCCGCTCATCACGGTATTGGGTCCCCCCGAAACCGCCGCGCGTCGCTTGAATTTCGCGCAGGCGTTCAACCCAGCCGGATCGGTCACTGGGCTGCTGATCGGCAAATACGCGATCCTCTCGGGGATCGAGCATAGCGGCGCTGCGCTCGGCGCGATGCCCGAGGCGCAGCGGCAGGCGTTCCTGCTCGCTGAAACCCGCGCGGTGCAGGGTCCATATATCGCGATCGGCATCTTCGTGCTCGCCTGGGCGGCACTGGTGGCGGTGACGCGCTTTCCGCCGGTGGCGACGCGCCCTGTGCAGGATGACAGCGCGTCGATCGGCTGGCGCCAATCGATCAGCGGCCTGTTCGCGCGGCCGCGTTTCCTGTTCGGCGTGGCGGCGCAGTTCTTCTACATCGGCGCGCAGGTTGGGATTTGGAGCTTCACGATCCGCTATGCACAGGCGGTCACCGGCATCGGCGAACGCTCGGCGGCAAACTGGATCATCGCCGCGACGGTGTTGTTCCTGGTAGGGCGGTTCGTCGGCGTGGCTTTGATGCGGCGGGTCTCGCCCGTCCGGTTGATGGCAGCCTATGCCGGGTGCAGCGTCGTGCTGGCGCTTGGCGCGGTGCTGCTGCCCGGTGTGGCGGGACTGGTCGCTTTGACCGCGATCAGCTTCTTCATGTCGGTGATGTTCCCGACGATCTTCGCGCTCTCGGTCGAGGGGCTCGGGCCCTATGCCTATACCGGGTCGTCGCTGGTCGTCATGGCGATCGTCGGTGGCGCGGTGCTGACGCCGGTGATGGGCGCGGTCTCGACGATCGCGGGGATCCGCGCTGCCATGCTGGTCCCGGCATTCTGCTTCGCGATCGTCGGCACCTATGCCGTCAGCAACCTGCGCGCCGCGCGCTCGATATGA
- a CDS encoding L-fuconate dehydratase, which yields MSRVTGLRTIDVRFPTSATLDGSDAMNPDPDYSAAYVILETDTGIEGHGLTFTIGRGNEICVAAIEAMRHLVVGIELDWLRADPARCWRHLTSDSQLRWIGPEKGVIHLATGAIVNALWDWWAKIEGKPVWQLVGEMTPAQIVAAIDFRYITDCVTPGEALALLTERAQGKAGRVAALRETGYPCYTTSAGWLGYPDDKLARLAREAVDAGFRHVKLKVGRDRDDDIRRLRVARAVVGPDVSLMIDANQMWEVDEAIDWVNALAFADPWFIEEPTSPDDVEGHRKIRRGIGRVKVATGEMCQNRVLFKQFMMREAIDVVQIDACRLGGLNEVLAVLLMAAKYDLPVCPHAGGVGLCEYVQHIAMIDYLCFAGTQEGRVVEYVDHLHEHFVDPCIVRGAAYIAPERPGFSIEMKPQSLAAYRHPGGAT from the coding sequence ATGAGCCGCGTGACAGGGCTGCGCACGATCGACGTCCGGTTCCCGACCAGCGCGACGCTCGACGGTTCGGATGCGATGAACCCCGACCCCGATTATTCGGCGGCTTATGTCATCCTGGAAACCGATACGGGGATCGAGGGTCACGGGCTGACCTTCACGATCGGGCGCGGCAACGAGATCTGTGTCGCGGCGATCGAGGCGATGCGGCATCTGGTGGTCGGTATCGAGCTCGACTGGCTGCGGGCAGACCCGGCGCGGTGCTGGCGGCATTTGACGAGCGACAGCCAGCTTCGCTGGATCGGCCCCGAAAAGGGAGTCATCCACCTCGCGACCGGCGCGATCGTCAACGCATTGTGGGACTGGTGGGCGAAAATCGAGGGCAAGCCGGTATGGCAGCTGGTGGGCGAGATGACCCCCGCGCAGATCGTCGCTGCGATCGACTTTCGCTACATCACCGATTGCGTGACGCCAGGCGAGGCGCTGGCGCTGCTGACCGAGCGCGCCCAGGGCAAGGCCGGGCGGGTCGCGGCGCTGCGCGAAACCGGTTATCCCTGCTACACCACGTCGGCTGGCTGGCTGGGTTATCCCGACGACAAGCTGGCGAGGCTTGCGCGCGAGGCGGTCGACGCCGGGTTCCGGCACGTCAAGCTGAAGGTAGGGCGCGATCGCGACGACGATATCCGGCGGCTGCGCGTGGCGCGCGCGGTCGTCGGCCCCGACGTTTCGCTGATGATCGACGCCAACCAGATGTGGGAGGTCGACGAAGCGATCGATTGGGTCAACGCCCTCGCGTTCGCCGACCCCTGGTTCATCGAGGAGCCAACCAGCCCCGACGATGTCGAGGGGCACCGTAAGATCCGCCGTGGTATCGGGCGGGTGAAGGTGGCGACGGGCGAGATGTGCCAGAACCGCGTGCTGTTCAAACAGTTCATGATGCGCGAAGCAATCGACGTGGTCCAGATCGACGCCTGCCGGCTGGGCGGGCTGAACGAGGTGCTCGCGGTGCTGTTGATGGCGGCCAAATACGACCTGCCCGTCTGCCCACATGCCGGCGGGGTAGGATTGTGCGAATATGTCCAGCACATCGCGATGATCGACTATCTCTGCTTCGCCGGCACGCAGGAGGGCCGCGTGGTGGAATATGTCGATCATCTGCACGAGCATTTCGTCGATCCCTGTATCGTTCGCGGGGCGGCCTATATCGCGCCCGAGCGGCCGGGCTTTTCGATCGAGATGAAGCCGCAATCGCTAGCTGCATACCGTCACCCCGGCGGTGCGACGTGA
- a CDS encoding alpha-L-fucosidase: MKRRAFLAGSAALSAATAAGAQTAPGIQANWSSLAEAYSVPEWFRDAKFGIWGHWGPQCQPEAGDWYGRQMYQQGNRFYDHHRSTYGHPADTGFLDIIGAWTGEAWDPGALVRRYKAAGARYIVGMACHHDNLDLFDSPHPWNSTRVGPRRDIVGGWEKAIRGEGLRFGVSNHASHAWHWWQTAYGYDPEGPRAGQRYDAARLTKAGGRGTWWDGLDPQALYTGAVMAPPDGFSSIAQMEAWTAATSGRWMEFAPAANPGFVTSWLARQKTLIERYNPDLVYFDDYGLPFGSVGLEALAHYYNHSVRRTGRTDVVLTAKVLSAFQRQAMVEDIERGFSDRLRDEPWQTCTCIGDWHYNRARYLEKSYVPAIQVLQRLADVVSKNGNLLLSIPLRGDGTIDSEEERIVDQIGAWLRVNGSAIYDTRPWRIYGEGPTDLSGGMHNEDQAAKLGAHDVRFTTAGGALNVILLGWPDGPVTIAALGTRAAGRIERATLLGGGEVAMRRSASGLMLTLPPRPAGGSLPVVRLEGSGLA; the protein is encoded by the coding sequence ATGAAGCGCCGCGCCTTCCTAGCCGGATCGGCAGCCTTGTCGGCAGCGACCGCCGCAGGCGCGCAGACCGCGCCGGGAATCCAGGCCAACTGGTCTTCGCTCGCCGAGGCCTATTCGGTGCCCGAATGGTTCCGCGATGCCAAGTTCGGCATCTGGGGGCATTGGGGGCCGCAATGCCAGCCCGAGGCGGGCGACTGGTATGGCCGCCAGATGTACCAGCAGGGGAACCGCTTCTACGACCATCATCGCAGCACCTATGGCCACCCCGCCGATACCGGCTTCCTCGACATCATCGGCGCGTGGACGGGAGAAGCCTGGGATCCGGGCGCGCTGGTCCGCCGCTACAAGGCGGCGGGCGCGCGCTACATCGTCGGCATGGCGTGCCACCACGACAATCTCGACCTGTTCGACAGCCCGCACCCGTGGAATAGCACCCGCGTCGGCCCCAGGCGCGACATCGTCGGCGGCTGGGAAAAGGCGATCCGCGGCGAGGGGCTTCGCTTCGGAGTCAGCAACCATGCCAGCCATGCGTGGCATTGGTGGCAGACCGCCTATGGGTATGATCCCGAAGGACCGCGCGCCGGCCAGCGCTACGACGCCGCCCGGCTGACCAAGGCGGGCGGCCGCGGCACGTGGTGGGACGGCCTCGATCCGCAGGCGCTCTACACCGGCGCGGTAATGGCGCCGCCCGACGGTTTCAGCTCGATCGCGCAGATGGAGGCTTGGACCGCCGCCACGAGCGGGCGCTGGATGGAATTCGCGCCTGCCGCCAATCCGGGGTTCGTCACGAGCTGGCTCGCGCGGCAAAAGACATTGATCGAACGCTACAATCCCGACCTCGTCTATTTCGACGATTACGGGCTGCCCTTCGGCTCGGTAGGGCTCGAAGCGCTTGCACATTATTACAACCACAGTGTGCGCCGCACCGGTCGCACCGATGTCGTGTTGACGGCAAAGGTGCTCTCGGCGTTCCAACGGCAGGCGATGGTCGAGGATATCGAACGCGGCTTTTCCGACCGGCTGCGCGACGAACCCTGGCAGACCTGCACCTGTATCGGCGACTGGCACTATAATCGGGCGCGATACCTCGAGAAATCCTATGTCCCGGCGATCCAGGTGCTCCAGCGGCTGGCCGATGTCGTGTCGAAGAACGGCAATCTTCTGTTGTCGATACCGCTGCGCGGTGACGGAACGATCGATAGCGAGGAGGAGCGGATCGTCGATCAGATCGGTGCGTGGCTGCGAGTCAACGGTTCGGCGATCTATGACACCCGGCCCTGGCGTATCTATGGCGAAGGGCCAACCGACCTGTCGGGGGGCATGCACAACGAGGACCAGGCGGCGAAGCTTGGCGCGCACGACGTTCGCTTCACTACCGCAGGCGGCGCGCTCAACGTCATCCTGCTCGGCTGGCCCGATGGGCCGGTAACGATCGCGGCGCTGGGCACCCGCGCCGCTGGCCGTATCGAACGCGCCACCTTACTGGGCGGCGGCGAGGTCGCGATGCGCCGGTCGGCGAGCGGCCTGATGCTGACGCTGCCCCCACGCCCCGCCGGAGGATCGCTACCCGTCGTCCGTCTCGAGGGGAGCGGTCTGGCCTGA
- a CDS encoding SDR family oxidoreductase has translation MRLNGKRALVTAAGQGIGRAVAEAFVREGAEVIAADIDVAPLATITGMTPLRLDVTDRAAIALLPQQIGPIDILFNGAGVVHAGTILECSDAEWDQAFTLNVTSMFQLIRALLPGMVERGSGSIVNTASVASSLIAVRGRFAYGASKAAVVGLTKSVAADHVASGIRCNAICPGTIETPSLLARIRAQAERTGIGYAETYRAFADRQPIGRLGRVEEVAALAVYLASDESSFTTGTVSVIDGGWTVE, from the coding sequence ATGCGGTTGAACGGCAAGCGCGCGCTCGTCACGGCGGCGGGGCAGGGCATCGGTCGCGCGGTTGCCGAGGCATTTGTGCGCGAGGGTGCCGAAGTGATCGCCGCCGATATCGACGTCGCTCCGCTCGCCACCATCACCGGCATGACGCCGTTGCGGCTTGACGTGACCGACCGCGCGGCCATCGCGCTGTTGCCGCAGCAAATCGGCCCGATCGACATATTGTTCAATGGCGCCGGCGTCGTCCATGCGGGGACCATCCTGGAATGCAGCGATGCCGAATGGGACCAGGCGTTCACGCTCAATGTCACGTCGATGTTCCAGCTGATCCGCGCGTTGCTGCCTGGCATGGTCGAGCGCGGATCGGGATCGATCGTCAATACCGCGTCGGTGGCATCGTCGCTGATCGCGGTCCGCGGCCGGTTCGCTTATGGTGCCTCGAAGGCAGCGGTGGTGGGGCTTACCAAATCGGTCGCGGCGGACCATGTCGCCAGCGGTATCCGGTGCAACGCGATCTGCCCCGGCACGATCGAAACGCCCTCGCTGCTCGCCCGCATCCGCGCGCAAGCCGAAAGGACCGGGATCGGCTATGCCGAAACCTACCGTGCCTTCGCCGATCGCCAGCCGATCGGTCGCCTGGGACGCGTTGAAGAGGTCGCGGCGCTCGCAGTCTATCTCGCGTCGGACGAGAGCAGCTTCACCACCGGCACCGTATCGGTGATCGACGGCGGATGGACGGTCGAATGA